The following nucleotide sequence is from Synechococcales cyanobacterium T60_A2020_003.
GATCGCCACCGCCACTAAACGCGATGCCCGCAAAATTCCACTCGATGAAAGCTGCGGCAAAAAGCGGATCAGGTCTAAGGTCAAGACGCTCGTGATTCCGTTGAGGAGTGTATCCAGACTACTCATCACCAAGGCCAACGCAAGAATCAGCACGCCCACAATCACGATCGTCGGTAGGTTCAGCGATTGGATCAGCGAGAAAAAGGCGCGATCGTCATTGAAGCCTACACTCACGGCCAAAATGCCCAGCAGGCCCGCCAGAAACAACATGGGAAAGATCACGACAAACGAAGTCAAAAACGATCGCTTTACAACCTGATTCGTGCGGCAGGCGTAGATGCGTTGCCAGTTGCCTTGGTTAAACATTTCTGCTGCCAAGACTGCAATGACGAGGGTGAGGCCAAACTTAATGCCTGGGCCATTGCTAAAGGACAGTAGCTCTGGGGCAGACTGGCGCACATTGTCCAACACGGTTCCCAATCCCCCCAAGGCCGAAGCTGCAATAATCACACTCAAAATCAACAGCGGCACGATCACGATAAACTGAATAGCGTCAGTGAAAATCGTAGCCCCTAGTCCACCATAGGTCGTGTAGACAAAGACAGCGGTAATTACGACTAACGCCGTCCACCCCAAGGGGACATCCGCCAGAATTTGCACCGCTTTGGCGATCGCCGTTAGTTCAGCCGCGAGATAGATAAACATATAGAACACAATGATGCCAAGAGTCAGGACATACATTGCAGCACCAAATCGATAGAGAACATATTCATTGAGGGAATGTCCTTTGGGCATCAGGGTGCGGATGCGGGGGCCAATGGTGGCAAATACGCCTGCCGGAGCCGCTTGCCCCAGGCAGTACCCCAAAATTCCCATAATGCCGCTCGTTGCGCCCACTTCCGGTGGACTAAACAAAATCCAGGCACCTAGGGCAGAGGCAACGATCGTGGCAATCGACATTCCAGTGCCAAAGCGATCGCGACTCACCATGTAGTCTTCTAAATCAATCGTGCGTTTGCTGGTATAGAGCAGTCCCAGCAGGGTAAATAAACCTGCCGTCACTAAAATCACCACAAACGCAATCGCTCCAATGGACATACGGTGTAATCTCCCAACGGTGATATGGAGCTAGGGATGCAACTGTGGAACCGTCTGGACAGCCTAATACTCGGAGACTGGAAAAGTCCTGAGCACGGCTGAATTAAAGCGGGGCGATCGTTGCATCGGATTTCGAATTCACGCTTCCCTGCGCTGGTATTACCCAGTCCATTAACCGCAGTGTTGTACCCAAGCTGCGCCTAATGTAGTTCAGGTTCCAAGGGTATAATCTCAGCCTGGGCGATCGCCCAAGCACCCCTAGCTTGAGCAGATCATATCACCAGATGGTGAAGGGCGGGTTTTGTTCTTAACCCTCGGTGCTTGTTGGTGCGGTTTGCTCAAGAAGTGCTTGCGACGATGTCACCGATATGCTGTATAGTTCCTAAAGTTTCGTAAAGATAGCGAATCGCTTCAAGTTCACAACACGGGATGCCGTCTGGAAGCAGATAGGGATAGTTGGTAAATCCAGCCCCAATGTTGGTAAACACCCCATCCGGTGTTGCGCGCAAAAATTCTGTTAATTGCTCTAGGAAAAAACGATGGCGCAACGCATGGACTAAGATCTCTGTTACATTGACCTCTTCAGCATACTGATCGGCCCAACGCTCACTCTCTACAGAAACCCACAGTTTTGCAAATTGATCTCGACTCACCGTTTCTTTACGAGCACGGTACGAATTCACCAGTAGAGCCGAATCATGAACACCGCTAGGCATAATTGTATTTCGCTTCCATCGATTGATTTGAATCTCTACGGGTTCATTCCTCGCCCCTTGGGGCGGAATACCTGCCGGGGCTTGCCCCGTGGGTTCATACCTTTGATTATCCAATCCGCATGAGTCCTGATTG
It contains:
- a CDS encoding Na+/proline symporter, which codes for MSIGAIAFVVILVTAGLFTLLGLLYTSKRTIDLEDYMVSRDRFGTGMSIATIVASALGAWILFSPPEVGATSGIMGILGYCLGQAAPAGVFATIGPRIRTLMPKGHSLNEYVLYRFGAAMYVLTLGIIVFYMFIYLAAELTAIAKAVQILADVPLGWTALVVITAVFVYTTYGGLGATIFTDAIQFIVIVPLLILSVIIAASALGGLGTVLDNVRQSAPELLSFSNGPGIKFGLTLVIAVLAAEMFNQGNWQRIYACRTNQVVKRSFLTSFVVIFPMLFLAGLLGILAVSVGFNDDRAFFSLIQSLNLPTIVIVGVLILALALVMSSLDTLLNGITSVLTLDLIRFLPQLSSSGILRASRLVAVAIATLAVIIAAQGYNVLYLFLLADLVCAGAIAPILYGLYSQRLTGKAAFWSSMVGIAAGALFFPKPDFSPWLAIPFGGDLLVSFVVPIVVSSSLIIAWTTIATFNGTAQTFDFGSLQTGIKSYVISEE